From a region of the Acidimicrobiales bacterium genome:
- a CDS encoding sigma factor-like helix-turn-helix DNA-binding protein, whose protein sequence is MAGEADFDGWYRDQYSRVVALLYVVTGDVPAAEAAAAETFVRAFERWERVRTMESGRWLYSTALACAGREDRWRRLPWRSRPDADAPPAAPPAIFAPEVWDAVRRLTREERTVVALRYVLDLPEAEVGLVMGLPRGAASSLLAVARRNVAVLATPPAPEEPVDHPDELPEPPRPQNLPL, encoded by the coding sequence ATGGCTGGGGAGGCCGACTTCGACGGCTGGTACCGCGATCAGTATTCCCGGGTGGTCGCGCTCCTCTACGTCGTGACCGGCGACGTCCCGGCAGCCGAAGCGGCCGCCGCCGAGACCTTCGTGCGTGCCTTCGAGCGCTGGGAGCGCGTCCGCACGATGGAGTCCGGGCGCTGGCTGTACTCCACGGCGCTCGCCTGCGCCGGCCGGGAGGACCGGTGGCGTCGCCTCCCGTGGCGCTCGCGACCGGACGCCGACGCACCGCCTGCCGCCCCACCGGCGATCTTCGCCCCCGAGGTCTGGGACGCCGTGCGGAGGCTCACGCGGGAGGAGCGCACCGTCGTCGCCCTGCGCTACGTGCTCGACCTGCCCGAGGCGGAGGTCGGCCTGGTGATGGGCCTGCCCCGAGGCGCGGCGTCCTCCCTCCTCGCCGTGGCCCGGCGGAACGTGGCGGTGCTCGCCACGCCCCCGGCGCCGGAGGAGCCCGTCGACCACCCCGACGAGCTCCCCGAACCCCCGCGCCCTCAGAACCTCCCGTTGTAG
- a CDS encoding glycosyl hydrolase: MRRRLRSLLAPMVVATLLSCGGPTVAADGDAGPDPSAPTPPSTGEAPAGDVTVIQDTDTGTEVGQVELSDGWEACTTTCAKAPDGTYQWTQDVGATATLRFSGTGVALFGVKEPWAHVATVAVDEGEPVDVDYYASPESEAPVEVFRSSELAAGTHTLVLTMTERRNPASADGSAVTFDRAEVTGGAPGEEPPPPSTTAPPTTEPPGEEPPPSTAPPPPGPGPGAAPITGNRSGLTWASGLGHHNQTRQTYDAFGTWRGRPLDVAKVFPDRSSWDTIVGPGSFIYGNFAGFEGRFAVAVPLFPKSGNLAACAGGQYDGQWATFGRSLVGGGRGNSIVQLGWEFNGDYGFWWNATNTEQWKECFRKASTAIGSTAPDVLIDWTMNGHGTPASRCGGNAFNCYPGDEYVDIVGIHDYDWYPAAPTQAAFDARANGTHGLNAVHEFAKAHGKWMSVLEWGVSSEHSKPVGGDNALYIQLQLDWFAAHDVESGGRLVAEAYFDDGCTAGNARSSLTAACGNPNAAAAYNGRF; encoded by the coding sequence ATGCGACGACGACTGCGGTCATTGCTGGCGCCCATGGTGGTCGCCACCCTGCTGAGCTGCGGCGGCCCGACGGTGGCGGCCGACGGCGACGCGGGGCCCGACCCGTCGGCACCGACGCCGCCGTCGACCGGGGAGGCACCGGCCGGCGACGTCACCGTGATCCAGGACACGGACACGGGGACCGAGGTCGGGCAGGTGGAGCTCTCCGACGGCTGGGAGGCGTGCACGACCACCTGCGCCAAGGCGCCGGACGGCACCTACCAGTGGACCCAGGACGTGGGTGCGACCGCGACCCTGCGGTTCTCGGGGACCGGCGTGGCGCTGTTCGGGGTGAAGGAGCCCTGGGCGCACGTGGCGACCGTCGCCGTCGACGAGGGCGAGCCGGTCGACGTCGACTACTACGCGTCGCCCGAGTCCGAGGCACCCGTGGAGGTGTTCCGCTCTTCTGAGCTGGCCGCCGGCACCCACACGCTGGTGCTCACGATGACCGAGCGGCGCAACCCCGCCTCGGCCGACGGTTCGGCCGTCACGTTCGACCGGGCCGAGGTCACCGGCGGGGCACCGGGCGAGGAGCCGCCCCCGCCGTCCACCACGGCGCCGCCGACCACCGAACCGCCGGGCGAGGAGCCGCCGCCCTCGACCGCTCCGCCGCCGCCCGGGCCCGGACCCGGCGCGGCGCCGATCACCGGCAACCGCAGCGGTCTGACGTGGGCGAGCGGCCTCGGCCACCACAACCAGACCCGGCAGACCTACGACGCGTTCGGCACCTGGCGCGGCCGCCCGCTCGACGTGGCCAAGGTGTTCCCGGACCGCAGCTCCTGGGACACCATCGTCGGCCCGGGCTCGTTCATCTACGGCAACTTCGCCGGCTTCGAGGGCCGGTTCGCCGTCGCCGTCCCGCTGTTCCCCAAGAGCGGGAACCTGGCGGCGTGCGCCGGGGGCCAGTACGACGGCCAGTGGGCCACGTTCGGCCGCTCGCTGGTGGGCGGCGGCCGGGGCAACTCGATCGTGCAGCTCGGCTGGGAGTTCAACGGCGACTACGGGTTCTGGTGGAACGCCACGAACACCGAGCAGTGGAAGGAGTGCTTCCGCAAGGCGTCGACCGCCATCGGCTCGACGGCGCCCGACGTGCTGATCGACTGGACCATGAACGGCCACGGCACGCCCGCGAGCCGTTGTGGCGGCAACGCCTTCAACTGCTACCCGGGCGACGAGTACGTCGACATCGTCGGCATCCACGACTACGACTGGTATCCGGCCGCACCCACGCAGGCCGCCTTCGACGCCCGGGCCAACGGCACCCACGGCCTCAACGCCGTGCACGAGTTCGCCAAGGCGCACGGCAAGTGGATGTCGGTGCTCGAGTGGGGCGTCTCCAGCGAGCACAGCAAGCCCGTCGGCGGGGACAACGCCCTCTACATACAGCTCCAGCTCGACTGGTTCGCCGCCCACGACGTCGAGAGCGGCGGGCGACTCGTCGCCGAGGCCTACTTCGACGACGGCTGCACCGCCGGCAACGCCCGGTCGAGCCTGACCGCCGCCTGCGGGAACCCCAACGCCGCGGCCGCCTACAACGGGAGGTTCTGA
- a CDS encoding sigma-70 family RNA polymerase sigma factor, protein MPDISDFEKWFSERYGSLVAALTVVLGDAHAAEESSAEAFVRAYERWDRVRRMESPGGWLYQVALNHARRRARRQVRERELLTRFRPRDGGPITLEPELWAAVRELTDRQRTAIALRYVLDLPETEVAEVMGVARGTASATLATARRRLEALLAPLTVEPAPETC, encoded by the coding sequence GTGCCGGACATCTCCGACTTCGAGAAGTGGTTCAGCGAGCGCTACGGATCCCTCGTGGCGGCGCTGACCGTCGTGCTGGGCGACGCGCACGCCGCCGAGGAGTCGTCCGCGGAGGCGTTCGTGCGCGCCTACGAGCGCTGGGACCGCGTGCGGCGCATGGAGTCGCCGGGCGGTTGGCTCTACCAGGTGGCCCTCAACCACGCCCGGCGACGGGCCCGGCGCCAGGTCCGCGAGCGCGAGCTGCTCACCCGGTTCCGGCCCCGTGACGGCGGCCCCATCACCCTCGAGCCCGAGCTGTGGGCGGCCGTGCGGGAGCTGACCGACCGCCAGCGCACCGCGATCGCGCTCCGCTACGTGCTGGACCTGCCCGAGACCGAGGTGGCCGAGGTGATGGGGGTGGCCCGGGGCACCGCCTCCGCCACGCTGGCCACCGCCCGACGCCGGCTGGAGGCGTTGCTCGCGCCCCTCACGGTCGAGCCGGCGCCGGAGACCTGCTGA